A stretch of the Panicum virgatum strain AP13 chromosome 9N, P.virgatum_v5, whole genome shotgun sequence genome encodes the following:
- the LOC120688196 gene encoding transcription factor GHD7-like: MSASASGVGRRVCGGLAECACHGHGIGGGRCGVAVADLNRGFPGMWHQAAEEEHGAVVGGGAAAAGLHEFQFFGHDEDHESVTWLFNDPAPHLQRGPAAAAVGNGVAEAEQRRAPPLFDGYAHVQYGQMPGHGLTFDVPLSRGGEAAAAAVLEAGMGLGGGGGSNPATSSATIMPFCGGSTFTDAASSVVVPGEVAATGNGSFSGGGGDPAMDREAKVMRYKEKRKRRRYEKQIRYASRKAYAEMRPRVKGRFAKVPDGEALAPTAAAAGYEPGRRLDLGWFRS; encoded by the exons atgtcggcgtcggcgtcgggcgTCGGGCGCCGCGTGTGCGGTGGCCTGGCGGAGTGCGCGTGCCATGGGCACGGgatcggcggcgggcggtgcggggTCGCTGTCGCCGACCTCAACCGCGGGTTCCCGGGGATGTGGCAccaggcggcggaggaggagcacggcgccgtcgtcggcggaggcgcagcggcggcggggctgcatGAGTTCCAGTTCTTCGGCCACGACGAGGACCACGAGAGCGTGACGTGGCTGTTCAACGACCCTGCGCCCCACCTGcagcgcgggccggcggcggccgcggtcggaaacggggtggccgaggccgagcagcggagggcgccgccgctgttCGACGGGTACGCGCACGTGCAGTACGGCCAGATGCCGGGACACGGCCTCACGTTTGACGTGCCGCTGAGccggggcggcgaggcggccgccgcggcggtccTGGAGGCCGGgatggggctcggcggcggcggcggcagcaaccCGGCGACGTCCAGCGCCACAATC ATGCCCTTCTGCGGCGGGAGCACGTTCACTGACGCGGCGAGCTCCGTCGTCGTCCCGGGCGAGGTCGCTGCGACGGGGAACGGGAgcttcagcggcggcggcggggacccaGCGATGGACCGGGAGGCGAAGGTGATGCGGTACAAGGAGAAGCGGAAGCGGAGGCGCTACGAGAAGCAGATCCGGTACGCCTCGCGCAAGGCCTACGCCGAGATGCGGCCGCGCGTCAAGGGCCGGTTCGCCAAGGTGCCCGACGGCGAGGCGCTGGcgccaacggcggcggcggcgggttatGAGCCCGGCCGGCGGCTCGACCTCGGATGGTTTCGTTCATAG
- the LOC120688197 gene encoding uncharacterized protein LOC120688197: MADRTWMYPKNRTCGEYLTGLKSFIDAAETDKLKQVKSAISCPCVDCENDIQFSSSVHVHAHLIIRGFMDDYICWNMHGEESCNVRDLEADRMHQETACNEQSGKFYACQDEEEVHSDNQAVGNDLSEDDLIQIGDNYVHVADQLEEMVRDAMGYDGHTILEFEKLKKLVTNMKTPLYPGCKGKYTKLFASLKLLQLKATHHMTDRGFKALVDLLRDMLLEENEIPKTTYEAKQIICPLGLEGEKIHACKNDCILFRGDHANDTECPKYQMSRYKQRNAGGDEVRRHGAPQKVAWYFPLIPRFEAFVCIKKGRAAVALAHGGPEAG; encoded by the coding sequence ATGGCAGACCGGACATGGATGTACCCTAAGAACCGCACATGTGGTGAGTACTTGACTGGTTTGAAGTCATTCATAGATGCAGCAGAGACAGATAAGTTGAAGCAGGTCAAGTCCGCCATAAGTTGTCCATGTGTTGACTGTGAGAATGACATACAATTCTCAAGTTCAGTTCATGTCCATGCCCATTTGATCATTCGAGGTTTCATGGATGACTACATTTGTTGGAATATGCATGGAGAAGAAAGTTGTAATGTTCGAGACCTTGAGGCCGACCGTATGCATCAAGAAACCGCTTGTAACGAACAATCTGGAAAATTTTATGCTTGTCAAGATGAGGAGGAAGTACACTCTGACAATCAAGCTGTTGGGAATGATCTTAGTGAAGATGACCTAATACAAATCGGTGACAACTATGTCCATGTCGCTGATCAATTGGAGGAGATGGTGCGTGATGCCATGGGGTATGATGGGCATACTATTTTGGAGTTCGAGAAACTGAAAAAGTTGGTGACAAACATGAAGACACCACTCTATCCGGGCTGCAAAGGGAAGTACACGAAACTCTTCGCATCACTCAAACTTCTCCAACTGAAGGCAACCCACCATATGACTGATCGGGGTTTCAAGGCTTTGGTGGACCTGCTAAGGGACATGTTGCTAGAAGAGAATGAGATACCTAAGACAACCTACGAGGCCAAGCAAATCATTTGCCCTTTGGGATTGGAGGgcgagaagatacatgcttgtaaGAATGATTGCATTCTATTTCGTGGCGACCATGCTAACGACACCGAATGCCCAAAGTATCAAATGTCTCGATATAAGCAAAGAAATGCTGGTGGTGATGAGGTAAGGAGGCATGGAGCTCCTCAAAAGGTGGCCTGGTATTTCCCTTTGATTCCTCGCTTTGAGGCGTTTGTTTGCATCAAGAAAGGACGTGCAGCTGTTGCGTTGGCACATGGAGGGCCGGAAGCAGGATGA